The DNA window CGGTGTAAAGGAAGATGCATACAGAATACTGGTTACAAAAAAAGCATGAACCTTCTCATCAGAATGTGTAGTAAAGAGGCCAAACAGATCATATAAATCACTGCTAGCATTGTTTGGAAATTTCAAACAGTAAATTAAAATAGGAGACTTTAATTTTCATACATTGGTCAAATCCATACCTTGTGAATATTGCATGGTCCTTCTGGTCAAGTACAATAATAATATCTCCAGGCTCCAGACCAGGTTCTTGGTCTCCTTCACCAGAAAAAGTGATTTTCTGACCATCCTTCATTCCTGTAGTAGCAAAAAGGTAAACCACGTCACAATAGGTAGCTAACTTGCACTGTTTTGGATTACAGCCAAATAATCAAATGAACCACTAGCTATTTAAACTATGGCAGGAAAatctggagagaaaaaaaaaaagcccaaaaaacaGGAGATTACTATCATCAAATCCACCAACCTTTGTCAATGTGAACTTCAAGAATTTTCTTCTCTCTGATGATCTTTCTTCCATTACAACTCTTGCACCGGTCTTTTGGATTAATTCTTTCTCCTTGTCCTTGACATTCTGGGCACACAGACTGAATCTGCTGAACCATTCCTGGTCCTATTTGATGGATTCTGATCTGCATACCACTACCTCTGCAGTTTGGACAGCACTCCACTGCTCCCTTTCTGCCACCACGACCTTAAGAAAAACCATTTACAAGCAATAAACAGTTTAAATTTAAaggcaaaaatacaattttaaacatatatacactACAATAACGAGTGTAAATGCTGAGTAAGATAACACAGAAGAGGAAGCACTAAGCAGCTGGCTAATCTACAATTATTTTTGTGTACAgctttaaatctgcatttaacaGACGTTCTCAACAACAGTCTATGAAATTTACCCAACATTCCCACTCTTATCAGATAAAGAGATAATGTTAGGACTACAGGCACCAAAGACTAAGCCAACTAAGCTTTGCTGAAATGGCCAGACACCATGGAGAACTTATTTTGGCCAGTCCAGTTTTACTAAAGACCGAGCTGTCTCATTTCCTATTCTTAACAAATCAGAGTCCTGTGGTCCAAGGAGACATTTAAAGGAAAGAACTTTAGAGACAGGTGGATATTGCTATGACATCTGACTGCTGTGTCCCTCCATCAATAAGACAAGGACTTCATGTACTACTAATAGTACAATTTCATTGTCTGGAACATTCTCATTTGATGCAACAAGGTTTTTGCATTCACATTTCTTATATCCACATACCTTCACATTTGTCGCAAATCGTATTCTTTTGCAGAGCCAATTTTCTTGTTGCCCCGTTATATAGATCCTCCAGTGATACAGACAGCTGATGGACTACATTTTTACCTGTACACAAACAATGAAACTTTAGCATACAACTTAACAGCTTTGACTATCATTATTCAGCTAAAATTAAAAGCACACCAATtacctcttctctctctctgcaTTCTGCCTCCTCCTCCAAAGAACATGTCAAAAATATCCATAGGTGAACCAAATCCACCTCCTCCCATGCCACCTTCTTTAATGGCCTGCTCTCCGCCTTTGTCATACAATTCCCTCTTCTTTGCATCAGAAAGAACTTCATATGCTTGTGAAATCTGTTTGAACTgtaaaagtaaacaaacaaacatgagaACATGCTTTTAATTGTTTAAACAGCCTAAGggaagcaaataagagaagtttacATATCTTAAAACTTGTGTTAGCTGAAGAAAAAGCTTCTCTAAATTTGGCATGGATATAAGTACTTGGAACTGACAGAATAAAGAAATTGTCTGTTGTTCACGTGTATTGCTTTAATACTAGCAAGCCAAGTCCAGCAAGTATTAGAAAACCGCAAATACTtccatttcaaaaatatttaccttttcaccTTCATTTGGGTTCTTATCTGGGTGATACTTCAGTGCAAGCTTTCTGTAGGCTTTTTTTAGTTCATCTGGTGTTGCATTGGGTTTAACACCCAATGTATCATAGTATGCAGTTTCTAGCACCATTTTTCAAAGTGTGAATGGAAGCAATAGTCTTcaaattaaacctaaaattaaaaaaaaaaaaaaaaaaaaaaaaaagtttggtttatttAATGCTACAATAGGTTACAAACTAGTAGAAACCTGTTTAATACACAATTACCTTCTATCGGtctaaaaattttacatttatgtaaactgCCTTTAAAGTAATGTGGAATGAAAGGCTCACTCATGGAGAAAATCATAAGACATGACATCAGTGGGTGGCACAGGGGTCCCAATTCCCATAAGGGGATACTGTACAGGGGCATTTAACTTTACCAATATGCTGCAATGTATGGCATCATGTTTGTAAGTATTCATTACTGCTGTCAGTAAATCACATACTGCTGGCTTTGGATTAACTAGGGCCTAGTTAATCCAAAGCCAGCAGTATGTGATTTACTGACAGCAGTAATGAATACTTACTTTTATAACTGGTCACCACATGAATAAGTATGGCCTAGTTACTAGGCCATACTTATTCATGTGGTGAccagtaataaaacatttgcaaacagttTTGGGTCTCAACCATTCTTGGAAAAGCTTCACAAAGGTCTAGCAAATTGGCAAAACCTAGGAAGTTGAGCATGGCAAGCCATACTTTAGGCACAAGTAACACGTTTAGTAAAACACTGACTGCACTTCTAACCCCAGTTTGGTAATTTCAGGTATAGCTTGTTATCATTAGTAACAGGGGTGCAAAATATTTCTCTGTTGCTCTTACACTCTAGCTATGAGTTTTCCTATGTAAATGAATTACATATTCTACCGTTGAACAGAAACGGAATTCTGTTAGCTTGCTTGTTCCCATCTAACTGGAGAACATCCATGTTCCAGCCTCCTTCTCCTACTGACTAATAGCCCATTCCTCTCTAATACCCTACCTGCATCCTAACCCTGCACCGTCTTCAATAAATGAAATGCAGTATGGTGGCCGGTACTTCCTATAGGTTAGCATCAGAGCTTAAGTTATATGTggcttcttgctttttttttttttttaacctcaattTATATCAAGTCAGCTCACTGGGTCTCGGGTCAAAGAAACTtctgattcatattttttttcttttttgttataagCAAAAGGTCACAGTCTCAGCACAATAGAGGACAACCTAATTCCTTTGTATACAAGCTGGAGTTACATCCTCTTCTCAAAGCAAACCCAACCCAGCCTCTCAAAGCAAACCCAAAAGAGGACAGAAGTGCTTCATCACTGGAGAAGGGAATTAAACAATGTAAGCATGCTGAGCGCATACAcacacgcgcacacacacacCTACTATTCCTGGCagctttatattttgtatatacagaCGCTCCTCGCCTAAAGACCAATCCCTAATGTTCCATTCCTAAAACTTGGTTGTTAGGAGCATAGGAAAGACCCGGTCTGCAGCACATGTCAGCGTTACGTTCATGGACAGTGCGCATACCGGGGACAGTGGAGGATCACAAAGCATGGAGGAAGCTGGGTGTCTGTGGAGAGCCGGGGACCTAGGTGCAGTCAGTAAACAAGGACAACCTGTAGTTCTTTTGTGCTGTACCTGACTGGCTAGTTTAATAATAGTCCTGTCACCACATAACAATCAGCTATGAATAGCTCCAAGTATACGGCAACCAGCCCTTTGTGTGCTTTGGTTTTACAATCCCAGCAGCAAGGATCTGTGTGACAGTGAAAGCCTTCTTACTCCTTCAAAGTCATCAGATGGTATCCAGCTCCATATATCACCTTTTATTGTGCAGACCATGATACCAAGTCTCCATTTTCTTTGCCTATGGGCCACATCACCAGTTCCCTTTCCCAGCTCTGCCACATTCAGCATTGAGGATTTATGTAACAGGCAGCTGATGTCCAATACAAAATGTCAGCACTCAGCGGGTGGTGGGGAAGATTTATATTTGCTCAGACAGCACACTAGGTTAGGGCAACCACAGCGGGGAATTGGGGTTTGTATAGACACAGAGTGGGGCCAAGGCCTGGTGTAAGAGATATGATGTATTGGGGAGATATGAGGGGCCAGGATCTCCATACATTGCACACATTATCACCACATGGCACCATAGCAGCCTTGCCACACATGTGCTCTGTGCATGACTCAGCCATGTCTGAGGAGGAGAGCCATCAGAGCCATGGCGGTGTGTGGGAGGTCATCGGCTCTGCTAGCGGTCAGAGGTCGCTGGATTCCAGGCACggggccgccatcttcctctGAGCATTGTGAGTAACAATTGTGCGGCATATGTGAGGAGCGGCCCGACCACCACAAATAGAACACGACGGTATAGGAGGGCTCCATGGAGCGGATATATGGAGCGCTCCGCCTTCCATCAGCGAATCCGTGTCAGCATTCCTCCACCAGGCCGCTATCTCTGCCCGGCATTCCCCCGATACACTATAGTATAGGAAACCTCAGTTCTGAGACAGAGAAGCCGcggaaaaacattatttataacaaaatggCTTCATACGAAGCGGACAACACCGAAACATTGGTAAAATGTGGCAAAGGCGGCACAGCACCGGGCCCCGACAGGCGGTGGCTCCTTTCGGGGGTCTGTCCGCTAACACTAGCCAGTGAAGGGAGAGCCATTCGCGGCCACAGTACTCACCCAGCGACAACGTTCCGCCACCTTCGCCTCAACAGCAGCTTCTGGAAAGATCGAACGCAAAAGCCGCATCCGGGAGCTTATGCAAAATAGGAGGCGGGGAGTCTGGGAGTGACGTCACTATTCAGGAAccggcacattttttttttgtaatacttcgcTTGGTTTGGAACGCAGCGTTGTACGTGCTTCGCTACGGCATGACGTCGGGTTGTATTGTACGCTCACACGTGGCCAG is part of the Pyxicephalus adspersus chromosome 3, UCB_Pads_2.0, whole genome shotgun sequence genome and encodes:
- the DNAJA1 gene encoding dnaJ homolog subfamily A member 1; this translates as MVLETAYYDTLGVKPNATPDELKKAYRKLALKYHPDKNPNEGEKFKQISQAYEVLSDAKKRELYDKGGEQAIKEGGMGGGGFGSPMDIFDMFFGGGGRMQRERRGKNVVHQLSVSLEDLYNGATRKLALQKNTICDKCEGRGGRKGAVECCPNCRGSGMQIRIHQIGPGMVQQIQSVCPECQGQGERINPKDRCKSCNGRKIIREKKILEVHIDKGMKDGQKITFSGEGDQEPGLEPGDIIIVLDQKDHAIFTRRGEDLFMHMEIELVEALCGFQKPIATLDNRTIIITSHPGQIVKHGDIKCVLNEGMPFYRRPYEKGRLIIEFQVNFPSNGFISPDKLPILESLLPARKAIEESEDMEQAELMDFDPSQQRRSHYNGEAYHDDDDEDGHPRGGVQCQTS